DNA from Leptolyngbya iicbica LK:
CTCAGCGAGGAGTTGATTGGCAGATGAAAGTTGATGATGCCAGAAGCAAGTTGACCTCTGTCTACCCTAAAATCAAGCTTTGACGCTGCACTAGGAGCAATAGTTATCTGGAGTTGTGGATGTTGCTCTGGCGATCGCTGACAACTGCGCCTTAACCTAGTTGCGGCTTTTAATAACTAGCCGATAGCCTCCTGCCGAATAAAGGTTTGAGCGACTTCGAGCAATAGTCGTACGCCTAAAAATAGTAGGAATATGGCAAAAGCGCGCTTGAGTTTGGGAGCGGCGATTTGATGGCAAAGTTGAGTTCCGAGGGGGGCGCCGAGCATCGTGAAGGGAGCGACTAACCCCACAGCGGGCCAGTAGATGGTGCCGGTTGCCAAGGGAATGCTCAAATCTTGAATGGTCAAAGTCAGGCAACTCAGGGTGCCAACGAGGGCGATCGGCAAGGTGAAAGAGGCGGAGGTGCCGCTGGCCTGACTCATCGGCAAACCAGAATAGAGCAGAAACGGCACGCTAATGGCCCCGCCCCCAATTCCCAAAACGCCAGATTTGAACCCCAAAACAGTGCCCACGGCGTGGGTGAGTGGCGGGCTCGGTTCACCCGGTTGGTCTGGTTTG
Protein-coding regions in this window:
- a CDS encoding sulfite exporter TauE/SafE family protein codes for the protein MTLFAGLGLTAGILSGLFGIGGGMVIVPGLFYLFRLLDLPHEWVMHLAAGSAMCIMVFTSASSAWSHHQRGDVQWSLFRRILPAIAIGVVAGKLVANHLNSECLECVFGLFLVFIALKILFNWLPKPDQPGEPSPPLTHAVGTVLGFKSGVLGIGGGAISVPFLLYSGLPMSQASGTSASFTLPIALVGTLSCLTLTIQDLSIPLATGTIYWPAVGLVAPFTMLGAPLGTQLCHQIAAPKLKRAFAIFLLFLGVRLLLEVAQTFIRQEAIG